One stretch of Planococcus sp. PAMC 21323 DNA includes these proteins:
- a CDS encoding enoyl-CoA hydratase/isomerase family protein encodes MSYTINLTDGIMTFTIDRPEIRNAINIEVTEGLEKLVERAKHPLVRMVIITASGKQAFCSGGDLSVFHTLRTEQQAYGMLKRVSDVLYSIKTLPVPVVAIVNGVAVGGGCEIATACDYRLVWDHAKCGFIQGTLAITSGWGGGTYLLENLQHDKALKMLSEAKVYTAPELKELGWASAIIHEEQDIEIFFERMKNIHPDVHRAYKEMAIRKWQKTDLQERVEQEVQRCAVLWEKDPHHDAVDRFLNKPKK; translated from the coding sequence TTGTCTTATACGATAAATCTAACGGACGGCATTATGACATTTACGATTGACCGACCTGAAATTCGCAACGCCATTAATATTGAAGTAACCGAAGGTCTTGAAAAACTAGTAGAAAGAGCAAAACACCCTTTAGTCCGGATGGTCATCATTACCGCTTCGGGTAAACAAGCTTTTTGTTCAGGTGGAGATTTATCCGTTTTTCATACTCTTCGGACAGAACAACAGGCTTATGGCATGCTCAAACGGGTAAGCGATGTGCTGTATTCGATCAAAACGCTGCCTGTACCGGTAGTTGCCATTGTTAATGGTGTTGCTGTTGGTGGAGGGTGTGAAATCGCTACAGCATGTGATTATAGGCTTGTATGGGATCATGCAAAATGTGGCTTTATCCAAGGTACGCTTGCTATTACCAGTGGATGGGGTGGCGGTACATACTTGTTAGAAAATTTACAGCATGACAAAGCATTAAAAATGCTTAGTGAAGCTAAAGTTTATACAGCACCCGAATTAAAAGAACTAGGTTGGGCATCGGCTATTATTCATGAAGAGCAAGACATCGAAATATTTTTCGAACGTATGAAAAATATTCATCCAGATGTTCACCGAGCTTATAAAGAAATGGCTATTCGCAAATGGCAAAAAACAGATTTACAAGAACGTGTTGAACAAGAAGTTCAAAGATGTGCCGTTTTATGGGAAAAAGACCCTCATCACGATGCGGTTGATCGCTTTCTTAATAAACCGAAAAAATGA
- the rpmF gene encoding 50S ribosomal protein L32 has product MAVPARRTSKTAKRKRRTHFKLSVPGMVICPSCGESKLAHHVCKACGSYKGKEVVASK; this is encoded by the coding sequence ATGGCTGTACCAGCTAGAAGAACGTCCAAAACCGCTAAAAGAAAGCGCCGTACACATTTTAAATTGTCAGTGCCGGGCATGGTAATTTGCCCAAGCTGTGGCGAAAGTAAATTGGCTCACCACGTCTGCAAAGCATGTGGATCATACAAAGGGAAAGAAGTAGTAGCAAGCAAATAA